In Ferroacidibacillus organovorans, the genomic stretch TTGACCAGGGCATGGAGCCTGCCTGTGTCGTCGTTTGCCCAGTCGAGTCGATTGTCGTCGGGAACTTGAACGATCCCGAAAGCGAAGTCGTGCAACTGATCGCTCGCAACAAGGCGGATGTTCGGAAACCGGAAAAAGGCACTCAACCCAAAGTTTATTACGTCGGCGCCAGTGACTATACGCTTAACCCCTCGAAATCATCCTACGAAGGATCGCACCTTTACTCGCAAGAAAAAGAAGGTTACCCGGTGCACGCGCATAAGCCGCAAACGGCAAAGCACAGTGTCGCCGCAGCCCGCCTCGCCTACGATGTGCCCCATCACGCGCCGTGGCATTGGGAAGTTTCGCTCTATACGTGGACCAAATCGATCGCGGCAGGCGTCTTTCTCATGTTTTCTATTCTTGTGTTTTCCGGTCAATCCCTGAGTCCCGCCTGGGGCGCCGCCTCGTCGGTCACCGGGCTTGTGTTTTTGGGTGCAACAGGTGTGCTCCTCATCTTTGACCTCGAACACCCCATGCGATTCATCCGCATTTTTACGCGCCCGCAGTGGAAGTCCTGGCTGGTGCGCGGCTCATTTATCATCGCCTTGTACGGGCTTGTCCTGTTGGCACAACTGGTTGTCAGTTTGCTTGGTCACACGGGGCTAAACCTTGCGCTCTCAATCCCCGGCGCCGTGCTTGGCGCACTGACTGCGATGTACACCGCCTTTTTGTTTGCACAAGCAAAGGGGCGCGACTTGTGGCAGAATCCGGCGTTGCCGCTTCATCTTCTCTCCCAGGCCGTCCTGGCAGGCGCCGCATGCTTCTCGATCGGCGGTCTATGGCTCCCGCTCTCTCACGCGGCACTGCAGCTTATTCACGTCACCCTCCTCATCGCGGTCGCGTTTCACACGGTTCTGATCTTTAGCGAGATGGTGATCCCGCACAACATGGCAAGCGCGCGCGACGCCGCGCACCAGATGATCTATGGAGCGTACAAAGGCTTCTTCTGGACGGGATTGATCGGTGGCGCACTGCTTCCTCTTGGTTTGGGATTTTTCCAAAGCTCGTGGGCCGCACTTGTTTCGGCGTCTGCACTGGCGCTCCTTGGACTGCTCGCCTACGAACACGCCTATGTGCAGGCGGGTCAGTCTGTTCCGCTGAGCTGACGCGCAATGAGGGGCGCCGGATGAGCCAGACGTTTTGTTCATCCGGACTTTGATGGAGGGATCGAAATGAGCATTCAGGAAAAACACGCGCAGCTCACGAAAGGGTTTGGGCACCTTCGCTCGCACCCGGAGCCTGCGCAGTGGGATGATTGGTCAGAACTCGATGCAAAAGCATGGCCGAAGCGCGAGACGCACCACTATGAATTGATTCCCACGGTCTGTTTTAACTGCGAGGCCGCCTGCGGATTGCTTGCCTACATCGACAAGGAGACAGGGGAAGTCAAAAAATTGGAGGGTCATCCGCTCCATCCGGCGAGCCGCGGCCGCAACTGTGCCAAAGGTCCCGCGACGGTCAGCCAGATGACCAATCCAGAGCGCATTCTCTATCCGCAAAAACGCGTAGGCGAACGCGGCGATGGCAAGTGGGTGCGCGTGACGTGGGATGAGGCGCTCGATGATCTTGCGGGCCGCATTCGCGCGAGCCTGACGGAGGGGCGTAAAGACGAGATCGTGTATCACGTCGGGCGACCGGGGGAGGACGAGTATACAGAGCGGGTGCTCAAGGCGTGGGGGATCGACGGGTTGTCAAGCCACACCAACGTCTGCTCTTCCGGCGGGCGTACTGGGTACGCTTTTTGGATGGGGATGGACCGTCCATCGCCGGATTACGCCAACGCCCGGTTCATCCTGATGATGAGCGCACACCTCGAGTCTGGACACTATTTCAATCCGAATGCGCAACGGATCATCGAGGCGCAGCAAAAGGGAACAAAGATTGCGGTGATTGACACACGGCTCTCAAACACGGCGTCAAAAGCGGACTACTGGGTTTCGCCGTGGCCCGGCACAGAGGCGGCGCTGCTTCTGGCGATGGCCAATGGACTGCTGCAGAGTGATCGCTTCAATCGCGAGTTTGTGGAGCAGTGGGTCAACTGGCGAGAGTTTCTCGCGGATCGGCAGTATCTCAATGACTTGAAGGAGCGCGGGTTTCTCGCGGAGCTTCCGCCGACGCAAACCTTTGCCGATTTTGTCGCTGTATTGAAGAATCTGTACCGCCACTACACGCCGGAGTGGGCGGCAGAAGAGGCGGGCGTATCCGCAGGTGTGATTCGCCAGATTACGGATGAAATCGCGCGCGCGGGAACGGCCTTTTCCAGCAACATCTGGCGCAATGCCGCGGCGGGCCATCGCGGCGGTTGGATGATCACGCGCTGTTTGATGTTTCTGAATGTGTTGATGGGAGCGGTGGGTGAGCCTGGCAGCATGATTCCCAATGCATGGGTCAAGTTCGTACCTGCGCGCAACTCGGCGCCAGCGCCCATTCGTGAGTGGAATGAGAACCACTGGCCGCGCGAGTTTCCGCTCTCGTATTTCGAGATGAGCTTTTGTTTGCCGCACATTTTAAAAAAGCGGAACAAGCGTCTAGAGGTGTATTTCACGCGCGTCATGAATCCGGTGTGGACATTTCCAGACGGTTTCTCGTGGATCGAAATGTTTAAAGAAAAAGATCGCGTCGGCTGTCACGTGACACTCTCTCCGGTGTGGTCAGAGACGTCCCAGTTCTCGGACTATGTATTGCCGATGGGGCTTGGGACGGAGCGTCACGATCTGCACAGTTACGAGACGCACGCGTCGCAGTGGATTGGCTTTCGGCAACCGGTCGCGCGCGTGTCAAAAGAGCGCAAAGGGGAGCGCGTCGCAGACACGCGGGATACAAACCCTGGCGAGGTGTGGGAAGAAAACGAGTTTTGGATCGAGCTGTCATGGCGCATTGACCCCGACGGAAGTCTT encodes the following:
- a CDS encoding molybdopterin-dependent oxidoreductase: MSIQEKHAQLTKGFGHLRSHPEPAQWDDWSELDAKAWPKRETHHYELIPTVCFNCEAACGLLAYIDKETGEVKKLEGHPLHPASRGRNCAKGPATVSQMTNPERILYPQKRVGERGDGKWVRVTWDEALDDLAGRIRASLTEGRKDEIVYHVGRPGEDEYTERVLKAWGIDGLSSHTNVCSSGGRTGYAFWMGMDRPSPDYANARFILMMSAHLESGHYFNPNAQRIIEAQQKGTKIAVIDTRLSNTASKADYWVSPWPGTEAALLLAMANGLLQSDRFNREFVEQWVNWREFLADRQYLNDLKERGFLAELPPTQTFADFVAVLKNLYRHYTPEWAAEEAGVSAGVIRQITDEIARAGTAFSSNIWRNAAAGHRGGWMITRCLMFLNVLMGAVGEPGSMIPNAWVKFVPARNSAPAPIREWNENHWPREFPLSYFEMSFCLPHILKKRNKRLEVYFTRVMNPVWTFPDGFSWIEMFKEKDRVGCHVTLSPVWSETSQFSDYVLPMGLGTERHDLHSYETHASQWIGFRQPVARVSKERKGERVADTRDTNPGEVWEENEFWIELSWRIDPDGSLGIRQHFESPYRPGEKITVLEYYQWIFENSVPGLPAAAAEEGMTPLQYMQRYAAFEITNDVYAVHKKPVDEHVLEHARLVPEPSSDRMPVDQEPGVWVDQLPHSANHAPYPGPFKNAHGKLRAGVMVNGRAVKGFPTPSGKLEFFSTTLRDWGWPEYAIPIYPRNERERASMMHIVSQVHHKTIHPEQGEYMLLPTFRLPMLIHSRTNGAKWLHEIAHTNPVWVNPKDAERLGVTTGDELKISTEIGSLVDKVWVTEGIKPGVIACSHHLGRWRLHEETGSDRWNSSLVKMEQGSTGTWQIRQLHGPQPFASSDPDSERIWWTDGGVHQNIIFPVQPDPISGMMCWHQRIRVEKVANGTRYGEIEVDTEKAYQVFEKWLTLTRPAPGPGGLYRPYWMLRVLKPHPDAYIVPQDQKGMLDVNEA
- a CDS encoding 4Fe-4S dicluster domain-containing protein, which gives rise to MIEEREVTLPKELPIRWGKVINQDTCIGCHACSVACKMEHDVPLSVNRTYVKQVEVGVYPEVSRQFQITRCNQCDDAPCVPICPVTAMFKRSDGIVDFDRDVCIGCKACMAACPYDAIYINPEVHSAEKCNFCAHRIDQGMEPACVVVCPVESIVVGNLNDPESEVVQLIARNKADVRKPEKGTQPKVYYVGASDYTLNPSKSSYEGSHLYSQEKEGYPVHAHKPQTAKHSVAAARLAYDVPHHAPWHWEVSLYTWTKSIAAGVFLMFSILVFSGQSLSPAWGAASSVTGLVFLGATGVLLIFDLEHPMRFIRIFTRPQWKSWLVRGSFIIALYGLVLLAQLVVSLLGHTGLNLALSIPGAVLGALTAMYTAFLFAQAKGRDLWQNPALPLHLLSQAVLAGAACFSIGGLWLPLSHAALQLIHVTLLIAVAFHTVLIFSEMVIPHNMASARDAAHQMIYGAYKGFFWTGLIGGALLPLGLGFFQSSWAALVSASALALLGLLAYEHAYVQAGQSVPLS